From the genome of Thermus oshimai DSM 12092:
CCCCTTTTCCGCCCGGCGGATCTACCTCGAGGCCTACGACCGGGGGGAGCGGGGCTGGCCCCTGGACGTGGTGGCCTTCCCCCTCACCCGGGAGGCCCTCCTGGAGGCCCTCTGGACGGGGCCTTACGGGGAGTGCGTCTACCTGGGGAAGAACGACGTGGCCGACCACCAGGCGGTCCTCCTGGAGTACCGGGACGGGCGCACCGCCAGCTTCCACGCGGAGGCCCTGAGCCGCATGCGCTTCCGGGAAACGCGCCTCTTCGGCACGGAGGGGGAGCTTTGGGGGGATGGGGAGTCGGTGCGGGTCTTCCGCTTCCTGGAGGGCGAGCGGGTCTACCGGGTGGGGGAGGGCCGGGAGGGCTCCTTGCGTTCGGGCCACGGCGGGGGGGACATGGGCCTCATGGCGGACTTCGTGGAGGCGGTGGCCCGGGAGGACCCCTCCCGCCTCGAGGCCTTTGAGGAGGCCCTTTACGCCCACCGCCTCACCCTCCTGGCGGAGCAGAGCCGAAGGGAAGGGCGAACGGTGGACCTGTGATCCGCATCGCGTTTGTGGGCGCCGGCAATGCGGTTTTTGGCCGCACCTTTCTCTTAGACCTCTTCCTCTCCCCCTTGGAGGAGGTGGAGGTGCGCCTGGTGGACCCCGAAGGGGACCGCCTAGCCCGGCTGGTGCGCTTGGGAGAGAAGTTCCGGGAAGAGGGGCCCAAAGCCGTTTACCTCCGCCCTCTGCCCCTGCCGGAGGCCCTGAGGGGAGCCCACGTCCTGGTCTTCGCTGCGGATGTGGGGGGAGAGGAGGTCCTGAGGCAGGACTACGAGACGGCGTTGGCCTTTGGGGTGGACCAGTCTATCGGCGATACCCTGGGCCCGGGGGGGCTCATGAAGTTCCTCCGCCTGCTCCCCCTCCTGGAGGAGGTGGCGGAAGGGTTTCAGGGAGAGCTTATCCTGAACTACGCCAACCCCCTGACCGCCGTGACCGCCTTTTTGGCGCGGAAAGGGCATAGGGCGCTGGGCCTTTGCCACTCCATTGCCGAAACCGCCCGTACCCTGGCGGGCTACCTGGGCTTTTCGGAAGGGGAGCTGGACTACCTGGCGGGAGGGGTTAACCATCTTTCCTGGTTTGTCCGCCTAGCCCATGGGGGGGAGGACCTTTACCCCCGCCTCCGGGCCCTGGCCCAGCAGGAGGATTACTGGGAGCTGGACCCGGTGCGGTTTGAGCTCTTGCGCGTCTTTGGCCTCTTCCCTTCGGAGTCCAGCGGACACGTTTCCGAATACCTGCCCTACTTCCGCAAGCGGCCGGAGATCATGGCCCGCTATGTCCGTTCCGGGTATAGGGGAGAGAGCGGGTTTTACCCCCGCCACCACCTCCGCTTTGTGGAGGAGGCCCTGCGGGAGGAGGAGGCTTGGCTTCGCGGCGCCTACCCAAAATCCCCCAGCGGGGAGTATGCGGTACCGGTGTTGGAGGCCTTCTTCTTGGGGAGGGCGTTCCGCCTTTACGCTACCCACCTCGAGACCCGGGTCCCTGGGCTCCTGGCCGGTTTTCCCGCGGAGGCCCCCTTGCGCCTCCCCGCCTGGAAGGGGGAGGAGGTCCTCCTCCCCCCGGGTCCCCTGGCCCTAAGCCGGCATGCTCAGGAGGTTCAGGCCCTTTGGGTGGAGGGGGCTCTAGGGCATGACCCCAGCCTTCTCCTTCAGGGCCTGGCCTTGGATCCCCTCACGGCGGCGGTGCTGGACCTCAGGGGAATAGAGGCCCTCTTTCGCAGGCTGGTAGAGGCCGGAAAGGGCCTTCTCCCTTCTTGGGTAACGTAGCGGGTTCGTGCCTTGCCCTTGCAAAGCGGGGGGAAGCGCTAAAGCCCCATGCCGATGGGGAGGCCGTTAGGTCAGGGGGAACTGGCCCGAAGGAAAAGCAAGGGGACAGAGCAGAGGGCTTCCGGGCAAGGCCCCGCACCTAAAGGCCAGGCGACTTCCTCCCTAGGGCTTGGGCACCCGGTCCACGAAGGCGTTGGTGTCGGTGCGCTTGAATTCGAGGCGGACCCGGCGATGCCTTTGTTTGGGTCTTCAGGGTGTGGGCTTCCTAACCTTGGGCTAACACGGGGGGATTAGCCTGAGGGAGTGGGATACCTCAGAACTTGCACCTATATTTCTCTGAGGTTTATGCAGGTGAGCTGCTGCAAAGGGGCCGTCGGTTTCCCGTTGGGTAACGGGTGGCATGAAGCTCGTGGCCCTCTTCTTCCTTTCCCGTATTTTCGCTCTTTGGCCAAGCGCCCGCCTCCCCACTTCCTTCAAGCCCACCTTTCTCGTCACGGGCCAAGGCGGAGCCAGACCTCAGCACGCCGGGATGGGATCTCTCTCCGCCTCCTCCCACTTCCTCCTCGATTCCCTGGCATCCTAGCTGGGAATCCCCATCTAGGTGGCCGATGCTGCCCCAAGGGGACCTTTTCAGGTTGGACTTGGTATCTTCCCCTTCTTCTCCTTGGGCAGGGGGTGCTGGGGATGCGGGTTTTGAGGTACCCAGTACTCCTGGCTTTTATCCTTTGGACCTTCTCTTCCACCTCAGCCCAGGGCCTTACCTGGCAGGAAGCCCTCAATGTTCTTTGGACTAGTCCTGAGGCCCAGGCCTTGGAGGCCCAGTACCGCTCAGCCGAGGTTGCTTACGCCAAAGCCCTGGCGGCGGTGGGTTTCCAGGTCTTGGGGGGTGGGGGCTATGCCTACACAGAGGGGACGGGCCAGGCAACCCTTCAGGCCAGCCTGAGCCTAGGGGTTCTTCCCTATAGCCCTGCTAGCGAGGCCCTTAGGGCTGCTAGGAAAGCCCTAGAGCGGGCAGAGCTCAGCCTGAGGGCCGGGAAGATGGATCTGGTTCTCACCCTGGCCCAACGCTACTACGCGGCTTACCTGGCGGGGAAAAACCTGGAGGTGGCCCAGAAGGCTCTGGAGGTAGCCCAAAGCGCCTACCGGGCGGCCCAGGCCCGACGGGCCCAAGGACAGCTTGCCCCTTCGGGCCTCCTCCAAGCGGAGGCCGACCTTAAGGCGGCGGAGGCGGCTTTGGCTCAAGCCGAGGCGGATCGGGTGGCAAGTCTGGCGGCCCTTTATGCCCTGCTGGGACGCCCGGTAGGTCTGGACCCCGCCACCCCTCCTCCGGAGACCCTGCCCTCTGTACCCGATCTGGAAACGGCCCTCCGTGGGCTTTCCAGCCTGCCCGAGGTGGCCCGAGCC
Proteins encoded in this window:
- a CDS encoding family 4 glycosyl hydrolase alpha-galactosidase/6-phospho-beta-glucosidase, with product MIRIAFVGAGNAVFGRTFLLDLFLSPLEEVEVRLVDPEGDRLARLVRLGEKFREEGPKAVYLRPLPLPEALRGAHVLVFAADVGGEEVLRQDYETALAFGVDQSIGDTLGPGGLMKFLRLLPLLEEVAEGFQGELILNYANPLTAVTAFLARKGHRALGLCHSIAETARTLAGYLGFSEGELDYLAGGVNHLSWFVRLAHGGEDLYPRLRALAQQEDYWELDPVRFELLRVFGLFPSESSGHVSEYLPYFRKRPEIMARYVRSGYRGESGFYPRHHLRFVEEALREEEAWLRGAYPKSPSGEYAVPVLEAFFLGRAFRLYATHLETRVPGLLAGFPAEAPLRLPAWKGEEVLLPPGPLALSRHAQEVQALWVEGALGHDPSLLLQGLALDPLTAAVLDLRGIEALFRRLVEAGKGLLPSWVT
- a CDS encoding TolC family protein; this encodes MRVLRYPVLLAFILWTFSSTSAQGLTWQEALNVLWTSPEAQALEAQYRSAEVAYAKALAAVGFQVLGGGGYAYTEGTGQATLQASLSLGVLPYSPASEALRAARKALERAELSLRAGKMDLVLTLAQRYYAAYLAGKNLEVAQKALEVAQSAYRAAQARRAQGQLAPSGLLQAEADLKAAEAALAQAEADRVASLAALYALLGRPVGLDPATPPPETLPSVPDLETALRGLSSLPEVARAQNTLEDAQASLTYAERSRFLPQGSLILAYGQGTGASSLGLNLNLATGTLSVSGTYAPGAGGSGRFQASLSLALPLVDPGGEAQVAAAKAALEGALAALDQARFSAEATLRGRLAAYRAALDQLEAAQAAHRAAVQGEEEARLRLQAGLISPLELAQAQLARLRAAYAVESARVSAYLAWLALQRAQGQLEVEQ